One Spea bombifrons isolate aSpeBom1 chromosome 1, aSpeBom1.2.pri, whole genome shotgun sequence DNA window includes the following coding sequences:
- the LOC128467642 gene encoding vomeronasal type-2 receptor 26-like, whose protein sequence is MNHLEEEERVSAGILSSDVSASARVKLVHNLEGMRYFRPFPRYYRHLLAFIFAIDEINKNTDILPNQTLGYHALDSCGDANLAVSNVIQILSGATVTVPNYSCGQHGQLAGVIGDLSSQTSTQIANVLRSFGYPQISFGATDPILANKQLYPSFFQTLYNDRVQCLAIIKLLKHFGWTWVGILTSDDDSGEAQSREIQRLANENGICIEFILKSQPKQSFKIIKTNKQILRNSTSQILVICGSVSLWSAYIDESEGGDMYKKTVIIPASWTLHFHGDNSSISLSTFNGSLVFTRSHKSIPTMQDFFENINFMYRPTDTLLEEIWAAYFSCETSNSDWNWIIEYTYGTRLHNCSMNRNMTEFASHLYNSKSFGTPYQVYKAVYAMAHALNDFNMYMERHSKRNSTWSHKRMREYFLKRVRFKDPTGEDVYFNKNGEMTNVYHIQNYVISRNGAYFDQLVGTFSVSSEGERLTINDSEIIWKYGTTEIPRSRCSDDCPPGHRRVLRKGKHTCCFDCVLCSEGEISNQTDGGSCTKCPDDQWPNETKEKCVEKPTEYLSYKTDLIAIALSTITVFLFVISANILGIFILYGDTPIVKANNRNLSFILLVSIMLSDLSVLLFPGHPTDATCMLRQTSFGIIFSVAVSSLLAKTIMVCIAFKATKPGSTWRKWIGVKIPNCVVFVCSFIQIVISICWLSISPPYQEMNTHSYPGKIIIQCNEGSVVAFYTVLGYMGFLAAVSFVVAFLARKLPDGFNETKYITFSMLIFCNVWISFIPAYMSVMGKNTVIVEIFAILASSSGILGCIFFPKCYIILFRPSLNKKGYLFKVPH, encoded by the exons ATGAATCACTTGGAGGAAGAAGAGAGAG TGAGCGCAGGTATTCTGAGTTCTGATGTTTCAGCATCAGCACGGGTGAAGTTGGTCCACAATCTAGAAGGGATGAGATATTTCCG GCCCTTTCCTCGGTATTACAGGCATCTCTTGGCTTTTATTTTTGCCATTGATGAGATAAATAAGAACACTGATATCTTACCCAACCAGACTCTGGGGTACCACGCGCTGGACTCCTGCGGAGACGCCAACTTGGCCGTTAGTAACGTGATACAGATATTATCTGGAGCCACCGTCACCGTTCCAAATTACTCCTGCGGGCAACACGGACAGCTGGCCGGGGTGATTGGAGATCTGTCTTCACAAACATCGACACAAATAGCAAACGTATTAAGATCATTTGGATACCCACAG ATCAGCTTTGGTGCAACAGACCCCATTCTGGCAAACAAACAGTTATATCCATCGTTTTTCCAGACTCTTTATAATGACCGCGTTCAGTGTCTCGCCATCATAAAGTTACTCAAACATTTTGGATGGACATGGGTCGGTATCCTTACGTCAGATGACGATAGCGGGGAGGCGCAGAGTCGAGAAATACAAAGACTAGCAAACGAAAATGGAATTTGCATTGAATTCATCCTGAAGTCCCAACCGAAGCAAAGCTTTAAAATAATCAAAACCAACAAACAGATCCTTAGGAACTCAACCTCTCAGATTCTTGTGATATGTGGTTCGGTTTCGTTGTGGTCAGCGTATATAGATGAGAGTGAAGGTGGCGATATGTACAAAAAGACTGTAATTATCCCAGCGAGTTGGACCCTTCACTTCCATGGTGATAATAGCTCCATATCCTTATCCACATTTAACGGCAGTCTCGTATTCACACGTTCCCATAAATCTATTCCCACCATGCAGGACTTCTTTGAGAATATAAATTTTATGTACCGTCCCACTGACACTTTACTAGAAGAGATCTGGGCTGCGTATTTCTCCTGCGAGACCTCAAACTCAGACTGGAACTGGATAATTGAGTATACGTACGGGACTCGCCTCCATAACTGCAGTATGAACAGAAATATGACAGAGTTTGCCAGTCACTTATACAACTCCAAGAGTTTTGGAACCCCATATCAGGTTTATAAAGCAGTTTATGCCATGGCTCATGCTCTGAATGACTTTAATATGTACATGGAGAGGCACTCCAAAAGAAATTCTACTTGGTCGCATAAACGAATGCGGGAG TATTTTCTGAAAAGAGTTCGTTTTAAAGATCCCACCGGAGAAGATgtgtatttcaataaaaatgggGAAATGACAAATGTTTACCATATTCAAAATTATGTTATTTCAAGAAATGGGGCCTACTTTGACCAACTTGTTGGGACTTTCAGCGTGTCCTCTGAAGGAGAGCGACTCACCATCAACGACAGTGAAATAATATGGAAATACGGCACTACTGAG ATTCCTCGTTCTCGATGTTCTGATGACTGTCCTCCTGGCCACAGAAGAGTTTTACGTAAAGGGAAACACACCTGCTGCTTCGACTGTGTGCTGTGCTCCGAAGGAGAGATATCGAATCAAACAG ATGGAGGGTCATGCACAAAGTGCCCAGATGACCAATGGCCAAATGAGACAAAGGAAAAGTGTGTTGAGAAACCCACTGAATATTTATCGTACAAAACTGATTTAATAGCCATAGCCCTGTCTACTATtactgtatttttgtttgtcaTATCCGCCaatattttgggtatttttattttatatggggACACTCCCATTGTGAAGGCCAATAACCGGAATCTGAGCTTTATACTTCTTGTCTCCATTATGTTGAGTGACCTCTCTGTGCTGTTGTTTCCTGGTCATCCTACAGACGCAACCTGCATGCTGCGTCAAACCTCATTTGGAATCATCTTCTCGGTAGCTGTGTCTTCTCTGTTGGCCAAGACCATCATGGTCTGCATCGCTTTCAAAGCCACCAAACCCGGCAGCACCTGGAGAAAATGGATTGGTGTTAAAATACCCAACTGTGTGGTGTTTGTCTGCTCATTTATCCAAATTGTAATTAGCATCTGCTGGTTGTCAATTTCTCCTCCGTACCAGGAAATGAACACTCACTCCTACCCTGGAAAGATCATTATTCAGTGTAATGAGGGGTCAGTAGTTGCTTTTTACACTGTTCTGGGGTACATGGGCTTCCTGGCCGCTGTGAGTTTCGTTGTCGCTTTCCTGGCCAGAAAATTGCCGGACGGTTTCAATGAAACCAAatacatcaccttcagcatgctgaTCTTCTGTAACGTCTGGATCTCTTTTATCCCGGCTTATATGAGCGTCATGGGCAAAAACACAGTGATTGTAGAGATTTTTGCTATACTAGCATCAAGTTCTGGAATACTAGGTTGCATATTTTTCCCAaagtgttatattatattgtttagacctagtttaaataaaaagggttatttatttaaagtaccTCACTGA